The Bradyrhizobium sp. B097 genome contains the following window.
CATTGCGACGCGATGCGCAGGCGCGCGTCGTCGATCTCGACGGCTGGATGGCACTACCCGCATTCGTGCCGCCGAACGAGCGGCGCGGCCTGGTGCTGATCGATCCGCCATTCGAAGCGAAGGACGAGTTCGAGCGGCTGGCGAGTGCCTTCACCGAAGCGTTCGCGAAGTGGCCGACCGGCACATATCTTTTGTGGTACCCCGTAAAAACCCGGAGAGCTACCGACGAGCTCGCGCGCAGCGTGGCTGCAGCAACAGCAAGCAGTCGGCCCGCGGGCAAATGCTTGCGTTTGGAATTCAGTGTGGCGCCGCAAGAAACCGGCGCAGGCCTCGTTTCTACCGGCCTTTTGATAGTGAATCCGCCGTGGACGCTGGCGAGCGAGCTGAAGATCATCCTGCCCGAACTCGAGAGACCGCTTGGTCAAGGCGGCGCCGGACGCTTCAGACTCGAAACGCCTAAACCTTGATCGGTAGCAC
Protein-coding sequences here:
- the rlmJ gene encoding 23S rRNA (adenine(2030)-N(6))-methyltransferase RlmJ gives rise to the protein MNYRHAFHAGGFADVIKHIVLVRMLTYLQEKQAPFRVIDTHAGAGLYDLTSSEAQRGGEWLTGIARLMQARLSDKALPLIAPYLDIVRAFNPRGELKAYPGSPLIARALLRPQDRMTACEIEPVARKQLIDALRRDAQARVVDLDGWMALPAFVPPNERRGLVLIDPPFEAKDEFERLASAFTEAFAKWPTGTYLLWYPVKTRRATDELARSVAAATASSRPAGKCLRLEFSVAPQETGAGLVSTGLLIVNPPWTLASELKIILPELERPLGQGGAGRFRLETPKP